The Blastocatellia bacterium genomic interval TGACAAATATTGAACACCATCTCTATAATGCCCGTTCTAAATTGGACAGAAAACCTGAACCAAGCTGAGGGAATAGGGCATGAGAAACATAGCGGACATCACCGACGACGAAGAGGACGCCCTCACCGCAGATCCTCTGTTGCTGACTGAAGAATCGTTGGCAGACGATCATCTACCTGAGGACTGGGTTCCTGACCAAGTTGATATGCTATGGCCGGAGCAGGAAGGAGCCGACGCGTTCTTGAAGAATGAACAAGCCAGTTTGCTGCTGAGTGCTGACGAAGCAAGCGTTGATGAAATAGGTTTTGCTCCGAGCACGTTGGAGAATGAACAGCCAGGCAACGCCCGCGCTGTGCTTGAGGAGACGCATGATGGGAGCCTTGACTCCATCAGCGCCTATTTTCGTGAAGTCTCTAGAATGCCGATGTTGACGCACGAAGAAGAAACAAAGTGCGCGCGGAAATTGGAAGCCGGGCGGCTGATGGTGCTGAAAGCCCTTTCACTGTCACCGATTTGTTTGGAGGCGCTCATTTCTTCGATGCAACACTCAAGATCAGATGCGGCTGACGGGCCTCGAACAGACGGGACGTCACCGGTGATGAATAAGGGACGCAGTAGGCAGGTTGGCTTGGTAACGCCTGTTGACCCACGCTATTTGCGGCAGATCAAAAAGCGCTATCAACAGGCGATTCGGCTTTATGAAGTTCTTCAGACGATGCCCAAACGGGCTCGCCAACGCTCGGCACTGTGTCGGCAGCTTATGAGCCGTTGGGTGAAGCTCTCACGGCTCGTTCGTCAGCTTCGATTGACGCCATCGTTTCAGGAGTACATGGTTGAGCAGGTGCAGGCTGCCCAACGCAATTTGGAGTTGGCTGCACAGCGTGTGCGACGCGCCGAACGAGCGCTGGCGCACGTTCGCCGGAAGGATGTCAAGCGACACTGGCTATCCGAATTGCGCCAAGCTCGCCGGCAACAACAGCAGTGGCAACAACGCTATCGGGTCGCGTTGGTAGACCCGCAAAGCACGTTGCACAAAATTGATCGGGGGCGTCGGCGGGCGGAAGAGGCGCGTCAGGTGTTGATTCAGAGCAATCTCCGATTGGTCATAGCGTGCGCCAAACACTATCTGCGCAGCGGGCTGCCCTGGCTTGACTTGATTCAAGAAGGCAACATCGGGCTGATGCGCGCTGTGGAAAAGTTCGATCACCGGCGAGGCAACAAGTTTTCCACCTATGCGGTGTGGTGGATTCGTCAAGCCATCTGGCGCGCTGTGGCCGAGAAGAGTCGGCTCATTCGGTTGCCGGTTTATGCCAGCGACGTAGTGAAAAAGGCAACGCGGCTCTCACGTCAGTTGGAGGAAGAGGCAGGCTACCAGCCGCTACCCAGCGAGTTGGCTAAGCGTGTAGGCGTCGAACCGGAGAAGCTCAATCAGATGTTGGCAGCAGCGCAAACGCCCGTCTCACTGGAAGCCACTTTCTTGGATAATCCCAAAGCACGGCTCGAACATCGGCTGCAGGACCGACGCCAGCTCCTGCCCGACGAAATCGAAATTCGTAAGACGCTGGAGCGGCGTACTGAACAGATGTTGAAGGTGCTGACGCCACGAGAAGAAGCCATCATCCGTCTGCGATTCGGATTAACGGAAGATGAAGAGCCGCACACCTTGGAAGAGATTGGACACGTCATGGGTGTCTCGCGCGAGCGCATCCGACAATTGGAAGCACGCGCGCTGCTCAAGCTGCGTGATCCGCAGGTGAGCGGCGCTCTGAAAGCATTCCTCCGGCCAGCCGTATGAGTTGAAGCGAGCCTGTCCAGCGATGATTCATCAGCGCTGCTTGATGGCAAGGTACCACGCTGTTGACTTTGGATGCAGCAGCGGCGCGGCGGCAGCTTGTCTGGAGATCAAACCAACATCGGTGATTTGGTGGACTGAAGCTTTACAAAATCTTTACACGCATTCGCTAGATTCTCTTTCGGCGATGCTCTATCATAAGTGCCTCAGTTATGAAAAACACGAAAAACACGTGGATCAGTAGCGCGGTTTTCCTAGTCGCATTGATTATCACCGGCTCCGTTATTGCTCAAATCAGCGCTTCATCTCAGGCGCGGCCGGACATCAACGAGATTGGCATTACGCCGACGCTGGCGCTGGGTGAAGTCACGATGATTGATGCGGCTAACAATCAGATGAAGGTTAAGACCAAAGACGGCGACATCACCGTCTATCTGAGCGCCAACACCGTCTACAAACGAGTCGCTCCCGGAGAGACCGATTTGAGGAACGCGACAGTGGTGACGCTTGCCGATATCGGTGTGGGTGATCGTGTGATTGCGATGGGTCGTGTCGCCGACGATCGGCAATCGGTTCCTGCGCGGCAGGTGATTGTCATGACCAAGGCTGACATTGCCAAGAAGCAAGAACGCGAGCGAGAAGAATGGCGGCGGCGCGGTATTGCCGGGCGGGTCATCAATCTGGATGCGCAAGAACAGGAGATCGTGATTGCCGTGCGCTCGCGCGATGGCGAGCAACCGGTGACGATCACCAACACGAGCCAAGCCACGTTTCGCCGCTACGCGCCCGATTCGGTCAAATTCAGTGATGCCAAACCGAGCTCATTTGCTGAAGTGAAGATTGGCGATCAGGTGCGCGTTCTGGGCCAACGCAGCGAGGACGGCACGCGCGTCACGCCCGAAGTGATCGTGTTTGGCTCATTCCGCATGGTTGGTGGCATGATCAAAAAAGTGGACCCGGCGCGAAACGAGATTGTGATTGATGATTTGCAGAGTGGAAAACCGCTGACCATCGTCGTGAATGCAGATTCTTTGTTGCGGCGAATTCCTACTGAAATGGCAGCAATGATTGCTCGATTTCGCGCTGCGCAACAAGCAGGCGGTGGGACGGGCCAGGACCTGCCCGCTTCGGGCCGTGAACCAGCGCGTCCAACAACGTCAAGCGGTCCGCCAGGCGGCCCACCGGGGCGCATGGGTGGGCGCATGGGCGACCTCGATGAAATGTTGGAACGGCTGCCCGCTCTTTCATTAACTGAGTTGAAGCCAGAGCAGATGATTGTTGTTTCGGCCACCGAGGGCGTGGATGCCAGCCGCGTCACAGCGATCAAGTTGCTTGCTGGCGTTGAAGCCTTGCTGATGCAGCCATCAGGCCGCCCGGCGATGGGGCCGTCTTTTAACCTGCCTGGCTTAGATGCAATTGGATTACCATAAACAACGGCGTCCGGTGTGTTGTCCCGATGAGGCATACTGG includes:
- a CDS encoding sigma-70 family RNA polymerase sigma factor, which translates into the protein MRNIADITDDEEDALTADPLLLTEESLADDHLPEDWVPDQVDMLWPEQEGADAFLKNEQASLLLSADEASVDEIGFAPSTLENEQPGNARAVLEETHDGSLDSISAYFREVSRMPMLTHEEETKCARKLEAGRLMVLKALSLSPICLEALISSMQHSRSDAADGPRTDGTSPVMNKGRSRQVGLVTPVDPRYLRQIKKRYQQAIRLYEVLQTMPKRARQRSALCRQLMSRWVKLSRLVRQLRLTPSFQEYMVEQVQAAQRNLELAAQRVRRAERALAHVRRKDVKRHWLSELRQARRQQQQWQQRYRVALVDPQSTLHKIDRGRRRAEEARQVLIQSNLRLVIACAKHYLRSGLPWLDLIQEGNIGLMRAVEKFDHRRGNKFSTYAVWWIRQAIWRAVAEKSRLIRLPVYASDVVKKATRLSRQLEEEAGYQPLPSELAKRVGVEPEKLNQMLAAAQTPVSLEATFLDNPKARLEHRLQDRRQLLPDEIEIRKTLERRTEQMLKVLTPREEAIIRLRFGLTEDEEPHTLEEIGHVMGVSRERIRQLEARALLKLRDPQVSGALKAFLRPAV